The Fimbriimonas ginsengisoli Gsoil 348 genome window below encodes:
- a CDS encoding SIS domain-containing protein, whose translation MLGPLMEQEIREQPDLLAKNAAGYFESAREATRQAVGDRGFDMVLLAARGSSDNAALYARYLIEVFLGIPAMLAAPSVITQFHRRIRYPRCLAIGISQSGAAPDVAEVLAAMREDGHATLAITNTAGSRLTREADHSILMNCGAENSVAATKTYSASLLALYQVVRALGGELPDPADLLPNDAWIETARNAAVESSGTAVRCQPVFALGRTFGFSTCQEAALKLMECALIPCKAYSSADFEHGPKALAGHGSAIISFDGPKPDLAAQGCAIVQAPECRVEHEPLEPLWDAMFGQWLALSAARARGLDPDRPQHIRKVTETL comes from the coding sequence ATGTTAGGCCCCCTGATGGAGCAAGAAATCCGCGAGCAGCCGGACTTGCTGGCGAAAAACGCAGCCGGTTACTTTGAATCGGCCCGAGAAGCGACCCGCCAAGCCGTCGGGGATCGCGGGTTCGACATGGTCTTGCTCGCCGCTCGGGGCTCTTCGGACAACGCCGCCCTATATGCTCGGTACTTGATCGAGGTCTTCTTAGGAATTCCCGCGATGCTCGCCGCGCCCAGCGTCATCACTCAATTTCATCGGCGGATCCGATATCCGCGGTGCCTCGCCATCGGGATTTCGCAAAGCGGCGCGGCGCCGGATGTTGCCGAGGTGCTGGCGGCGATGCGGGAGGACGGCCACGCCACGCTGGCCATAACCAACACGGCTGGTTCCCGGCTCACCAGGGAGGCCGACCACTCGATCCTCATGAATTGCGGGGCCGAGAACTCCGTCGCCGCAACCAAGACCTACTCCGCTTCCCTGCTCGCCCTCTATCAGGTCGTCCGCGCCCTCGGCGGCGAATTGCCCGATCCCGCCGACCTCTTGCCAAACGACGCGTGGATTGAGACTGCGCGCAACGCGGCCGTCGAGTCGAGCGGGACTGCGGTGCGCTGCCAGCCGGTCTTCGCCCTGGGTCGGACGTTTGGGTTCTCGACCTGTCAAGAAGCCGCGCTGAAGCTCATGGAATGCGCGCTGATCCCTTGCAAGGCATATTCGAGCGCGGATTTCGAACACGGCCCAAAGGCGCTGGCCGGGCATGGCTCGGCGATCATTTCGTTTGACGGCCCGAAGCCCGATCTCGCCGCCCAAGGCTGCGCCATCGTTCAAGCGCCCGAGTGCCGAGTCGAGCACGAGCCGTTAGAGCCGCTTTGGGATGCCATGTTCGGACAGTGGCTCGCCCTATCCGCCGCCCGCGCCCGCGGCTTGGACCCCGATCGCCCGCAACACATCCGAAAGGTGACCGAGACGCTGTAA
- a CDS encoding GAF domain-containing protein, whose protein sequence is MSLPIAFTDLIAKVAREPDSSKALQEISRAALGLTKSQHVLVAVLNEEIGELEGRAGAGDGFGDPGQRWALSVGGREGIVGYVAATGATVVTGNVHRDSRYLSVFPSTQSEMAVPVTDHDGRIRGVLNLEADALEAYEGTDTVLACALADLVMIVLEREAHLRREEALMRVGGAVGSAVTETDLIEQVIRVAEDVLRLQACSIFLIEPSGEKFVLRSSTGRLRDLVGQISYDRGEGFTGWVCDTGQPILLDNPQGDPRWRGKYVEFPSEQVASFLAVPIVWRGRGIGAIRALRRKSDNPFYDNRFRTGDMRLLAAIAEQLAIGLESVRSTERTIRGERMIAWGELSAKSSHMIGNRVFALKGDLNELRHLLAESSPSADELRELERSVSTNVRRIEEILQDFRDFVTATQLSREPTDLNTLVRETLEEVFPRRSSVQLETEYAADLPEFGIDGKRLRRAVSELIENSLSYMDKGGRLSVSTSVVDSEDNERLYGASAHRFAQIVIQDTGPGVESGKKTLIFQPFYSGRVRGMGLGLSIVKGIVDAHGGQVYEAGEPGEGAKFVILLPLTT, encoded by the coding sequence ATGAGCTTGCCCATCGCCTTCACCGATCTCATCGCGAAGGTAGCTCGCGAACCGGACTCCTCCAAAGCGCTGCAGGAGATTTCCCGGGCAGCCCTTGGACTCACAAAAAGTCAGCATGTGCTCGTCGCCGTTCTAAACGAAGAGATTGGCGAGTTGGAAGGGCGAGCCGGCGCGGGGGATGGATTTGGAGACCCTGGGCAACGCTGGGCCCTGTCGGTGGGAGGGCGCGAAGGGATTGTAGGTTACGTCGCCGCAACGGGGGCGACGGTGGTGACCGGGAATGTTCACCGGGATTCTCGCTATCTTTCGGTGTTCCCATCCACGCAAAGCGAGATGGCGGTTCCGGTTACGGACCACGATGGACGTATCCGCGGGGTCTTGAATCTCGAAGCGGATGCCCTCGAAGCGTACGAGGGGACGGATACCGTCCTTGCATGCGCGTTGGCCGACCTTGTGATGATCGTCTTGGAGCGCGAGGCGCATCTGCGGCGGGAGGAAGCCCTGATGCGGGTGGGCGGCGCCGTGGGGTCGGCAGTGACGGAGACGGACCTGATCGAACAGGTGATCCGCGTAGCCGAGGATGTGCTTCGGCTGCAGGCATGCTCGATCTTTCTTATCGAACCATCGGGCGAGAAGTTTGTTCTGCGGAGTAGCACGGGGCGGTTGCGCGATCTGGTCGGTCAGATCTCGTACGACCGCGGAGAAGGGTTTACGGGATGGGTTTGCGATACCGGCCAACCGATCTTGCTGGACAACCCCCAGGGGGATCCCCGTTGGCGTGGGAAGTACGTGGAATTCCCATCCGAACAGGTGGCAAGCTTCTTGGCGGTTCCGATCGTGTGGCGCGGGCGAGGAATCGGCGCGATTCGGGCATTGCGGCGGAAATCGGACAACCCGTTCTACGACAACCGCTTCCGAACCGGCGACATGCGGCTGCTGGCGGCGATCGCCGAGCAGCTCGCGATCGGTCTGGAGAGCGTGCGAAGCACGGAGCGGACGATTCGCGGCGAGCGGATGATCGCGTGGGGCGAGCTAAGCGCGAAAAGCTCTCACATGATCGGCAACCGGGTTTTTGCCCTCAAAGGGGACCTGAACGAGCTGCGGCACCTATTGGCGGAGTCGTCTCCCTCGGCGGATGAGCTACGGGAGTTGGAACGAAGCGTCTCGACGAACGTGCGTCGGATCGAAGAGATCCTCCAGGACTTCCGGGACTTCGTGACGGCGACCCAACTCTCCCGAGAGCCTACCGACCTTAACACGCTGGTCCGGGAGACGTTGGAAGAGGTCTTTCCCCGGAGGTCGTCGGTCCAGTTGGAGACGGAGTATGCGGCGGACCTGCCCGAGTTTGGAATCGACGGGAAGCGGCTGCGGCGGGCGGTGTCGGAGCTTATCGAGAACTCGTTGAGCTATATGGACAAGGGTGGGCGCCTGAGTGTCTCGACCTCGGTCGTGGATTCCGAGGACAACGAGAGACTCTACGGGGCGAGCGCCCACCGTTTCGCCCAGATCGTCATCCAAGACACCGGTCCGGGCGTCGAGAGTGGGAAGAAGACGCTCATCTTTCAGCCTTTCTACAGCGGACGGGTCCGCGGTATGGGGCTGGGACTGTCGATCGTCAAGGGGATCGTCGACGCCCACGGCGGGCAAGTCTACGAAGCGGGCGAGCCGGGTGAGGGGGCGAAGTTCGTCATCCTTCTGCCTCTGACGACGTAG
- a CDS encoding acetylxylan esterase — MPLVDMPLHELEHYQGRNPRPADFEEYWDTALAEMRAVDSNLELTPHPIAADFAECFDLWFTGVGGARIHAKFLRPKGKADCPAVLQFHGYTWHSGEWHDKLAYVANGICVASLDCRGQGGLSEDVGGVKGPTHKGHIIRGLDDAPEKLLFRSIFLDTAQLAKIVMEMPEVDANRVSAMGGSQGGALTIACAALEPRIRRAAPVYPFLSDYRRTWEMDQGGSAYEEIRHFFRMHDPRHTREEEIFTRLGYIDIQFLAPRVRAEVMMGVGLMDNICLPSTQFAAYNKLGGLKSTVVYPDYGHEGLPGFGDITYDFLARP; from the coding sequence ATGCCGCTTGTCGACATGCCGCTGCACGAACTGGAGCATTATCAGGGCCGAAACCCTCGCCCGGCCGACTTCGAGGAGTACTGGGACACCGCCCTCGCCGAGATGCGTGCCGTCGATTCAAACCTTGAGTTGACCCCGCACCCTATCGCGGCCGATTTCGCGGAATGCTTCGACCTCTGGTTCACTGGCGTCGGCGGTGCCCGAATCCATGCGAAATTCCTTCGCCCGAAGGGCAAAGCCGACTGCCCGGCCGTACTCCAGTTCCACGGTTACACCTGGCACTCAGGCGAATGGCACGACAAACTGGCGTACGTCGCCAACGGAATCTGCGTCGCCTCCCTCGACTGTCGCGGCCAAGGCGGCCTCTCCGAAGACGTGGGCGGTGTGAAAGGCCCCACCCACAAAGGGCACATTATCCGGGGACTGGACGATGCACCCGAAAAGCTCCTTTTCCGGAGCATCTTCCTCGATACCGCCCAGCTAGCGAAAATCGTGATGGAGATGCCGGAAGTCGACGCCAACCGGGTCTCCGCGATGGGTGGCTCTCAAGGGGGAGCCCTGACGATCGCCTGCGCGGCACTCGAGCCTCGCATCCGAAGGGCGGCGCCCGTCTATCCGTTCCTAAGCGACTACCGCCGGACGTGGGAGATGGACCAAGGCGGCTCCGCCTATGAGGAGATCCGGCACTTCTTCCGCATGCACGATCCTCGCCACACGCGAGAGGAGGAGATCTTCACCCGCCTCGGCTACATCGACATCCAGTTCCTCGCCCCCCGCGTCCGAGCGGAGGTGATGATGGGGGTCGGCCTAATGGATAACATCTGCCTCCCCTCCACCCAGTTCGCTGCATACAACAAGCTCGGCGGCCTCAAATCGACCGTCGTTTATCCCGATTACGGCCACGAAGGCCTTCCCGGGTTCGGAGACATAACCTACGATTTTCTCGCCCGTCCGTAG
- a CDS encoding sugar phosphate isomerase/epimerase family protein produces the protein MKYGICSEFTGAANALAAGFDYVEVGATSFVALDPFDPAPYRAAHAEASNLFFPSSIRLFDSGSAPYLEYAEKVIGRASQIGIQVMVIGSGASRFAPESGYDERFAKIAAEVNAIAGRYGIKIAPESLNRTETNVGNDLGTFARILRDHGVGYTADTYHVLFEWAAEGGAGAPSAQHWAEQIPFAPTHVHIANLPRFAPQPDDSMLHGFVDRLRELGYDSRVSLECMLPGADVATLRHALDGLKALFAR, from the coding sequence ATGAAATATGGAATCTGCAGCGAGTTCACCGGCGCAGCCAACGCTTTAGCCGCCGGATTTGACTACGTCGAAGTTGGCGCAACCAGCTTCGTCGCGTTGGATCCGTTCGATCCAGCGCCCTACCGAGCCGCGCATGCCGAGGCGAGCAACCTCTTTTTTCCATCGTCGATTCGCTTGTTCGACTCGGGCTCTGCACCGTACCTCGAGTACGCCGAGAAGGTTATCGGAAGGGCATCCCAGATCGGCATCCAGGTCATGGTCATCGGAAGCGGCGCGTCCCGCTTTGCGCCGGAAAGCGGCTACGACGAGCGATTTGCCAAGATCGCCGCCGAAGTCAACGCCATCGCCGGCCGGTACGGAATCAAGATCGCCCCGGAATCGCTCAATCGAACCGAAACCAATGTCGGCAACGACCTGGGAACCTTCGCCCGCATCCTTCGCGATCACGGCGTCGGCTATACCGCCGATACTTACCATGTCCTGTTCGAATGGGCCGCCGAGGGCGGCGCTGGAGCCCCAAGCGCCCAGCACTGGGCCGAGCAGATTCCATTCGCTCCCACCCACGTCCACATCGCGAACCTTCCCCGCTTCGCGCCTCAGCCCGACGATTCGATGCTCCACGGCTTCGTCGACCGCCTTCGAGAACTCGGCTACGATAGCCGGGTCAGCCTCGAATGCATGCTCCCTGGCGCCGACGTCGCAACCTTACGCCACGCCCTGGATGGCTTGAAAGCCCTGTTCGCCCGTTAA
- a CDS encoding Gfo/Idh/MocA family protein, translating into MSLRYGIVGCGKIYSTHCDALLEIEGARLAAVYDTDSAAACAASERYGVPAAKTLDELFGEIDAAIVCVPSGLHAEVGIAAAKAGKHVVVEKPIDVTLDAATRLVRSCREAGVKFTCISQHRFARDIRRLRDAALGGDLGRVLQGDAYVKWYRTQAYYDSGDWRGTYALDGGGCLMNQGVHYVDMLQWVMGGIKSVQAVCRTMAHSIEVEDVAYALVEYHSGAIGLIHASTNCYPGLAERLEVHGVHGSVILEGDRVKLWQVDPVAAQQGQYGGGVMMQPTPNLHLTGVEATSEEEARPSHQWGEQHRLQLEDFTQAVADDRDPYITGEMALEPLKVILSIYESSRRGGEKVVL; encoded by the coding sequence GTGAGTCTGCGCTACGGCATCGTCGGCTGCGGCAAAATTTATTCCACGCATTGCGACGCGCTTCTTGAGATCGAAGGCGCCCGCCTGGCCGCCGTCTACGACACCGACTCTGCAGCCGCTTGCGCCGCAAGCGAACGCTATGGTGTCCCGGCGGCAAAGACGCTCGACGAGCTCTTCGGAGAGATCGACGCCGCGATTGTTTGCGTTCCGAGCGGTCTTCACGCGGAAGTCGGTATTGCGGCCGCGAAAGCCGGAAAGCACGTCGTCGTCGAAAAGCCGATCGATGTGACCTTAGACGCCGCAACCCGGCTGGTTCGCTCCTGCCGGGAGGCCGGGGTCAAGTTCACCTGCATTTCGCAGCACCGGTTCGCCCGCGACATCCGCCGTCTCCGCGACGCCGCTCTCGGAGGCGACCTTGGGCGGGTCCTCCAGGGCGATGCCTACGTGAAGTGGTATCGGACCCAGGCGTACTACGATTCCGGCGACTGGCGTGGAACCTACGCCCTGGACGGCGGTGGCTGCCTGATGAACCAGGGCGTCCACTATGTCGACATGCTGCAGTGGGTGATGGGCGGCATCAAGTCGGTGCAGGCGGTTTGCCGGACGATGGCGCACAGTATCGAGGTCGAGGACGTCGCCTACGCTTTGGTGGAGTACCACTCCGGCGCGATCGGCCTCATCCACGCCTCCACGAACTGTTACCCCGGCCTCGCCGAGCGGCTGGAGGTTCACGGCGTCCACGGCTCCGTGATTCTCGAAGGGGATCGAGTGAAGCTGTGGCAAGTCGATCCGGTTGCCGCCCAGCAAGGACAATATGGCGGCGGCGTAATGATGCAACCCACCCCCAACCTTCACCTCACCGGAGTCGAAGCGACGAGCGAAGAAGAGGCGAGGCCCAGTCACCAATGGGGCGAACAACATCGCCTCCAACTCGAGGACTTCACTCAGGCGGTCGCCGACGACCGCGACCCATACATCACGGGCGAGATGGCGCTCGAGCCTCTCAAAGTGATACTTTCCATCTACGAAAGCAGCCGCCGGGGTGGCGAAAAGGTGGTCTTGTAA
- a CDS encoding sugar phosphate isomerase/epimerase family protein, producing MESPRFNLTGFADEISPSIDEQVETLSRLGLSGLDLRGVDGINVLDLTLDHLEKILDKVHDAGLKISCVGSPVNKVKYDVMAQAREFDRLKRACYVAQRVNTKRIRIFTPEVPEGSEDELAPKVIEWMKEQRQLAKDQEVVLIHENDARFWGAYPENAKRMYGELGDSHFKAVYDFANDVLLGYRPKDWFPWLLPHLDTLHIKDAKAAERAIVPAGEGDAEIEETLRYLIGEGWNGNLTLEPHLQAAGPMGGFSGAQLFETAVVALRNVLQRAGGVA from the coding sequence ATGGAGTCGCCGCGCTTCAACCTCACTGGATTCGCTGACGAAATAAGTCCGAGCATCGACGAACAGGTCGAAACCCTGTCTCGCCTCGGCCTCTCGGGACTCGACCTTCGAGGTGTCGACGGCATCAACGTCCTCGATCTCACCCTCGACCACCTGGAAAAAATCCTCGACAAAGTGCACGACGCCGGACTCAAGATCTCTTGTGTCGGCTCGCCGGTCAACAAGGTCAAGTACGACGTGATGGCCCAGGCACGCGAATTCGACCGACTCAAGCGCGCTTGCTATGTCGCTCAGCGAGTCAACACCAAGCGGATCCGCATCTTCACTCCCGAGGTGCCGGAGGGGAGCGAGGATGAGCTCGCTCCCAAGGTCATCGAATGGATGAAGGAACAGAGGCAGCTCGCAAAGGACCAAGAGGTGGTGCTGATCCACGAAAACGACGCCCGTTTCTGGGGCGCCTACCCCGAGAACGCCAAGCGGATGTATGGCGAGCTCGGCGACAGTCACTTCAAAGCGGTGTACGATTTCGCCAACGACGTTCTCCTCGGGTATCGACCGAAGGACTGGTTCCCTTGGTTGCTGCCCCACCTCGACACGCTCCACATTAAGGATGCGAAAGCCGCCGAACGGGCCATCGTCCCCGCCGGCGAGGGAGACGCCGAGATCGAAGAGACTCTTCGCTATCTGATCGGCGAAGGTTGGAACGGCAACCTGACCTTAGAACCGCACCTCCAGGCGGCGGGACCCATGGGCGGTTTTAGCGGCGCCCAGCTCTTCGAGACCGCCGTCGTCGCTCTGCGGAACGTGCTCCAACGGGCCGGAGGAGTCGCGTGA
- a CDS encoding Gfo/Idh/MocA family protein codes for MRGLLVGAGGMGRAWARNLSANGGVTLAGWVDVRPGAAEAAGGELGLNVGYYGVDLGTALKEVAPDFLVDVTPPEVHHEVTLAALAHGVPVIGEKPMAASMAQARKMVEASETAGKLYMVSQSRRYDGQIRAYRKLIRDRLGPLGILNSDFYIGAHFGGFRDEMEHVLLLDMAIHTFDAARYISGADPVSVYAEEFNPSWSWYQGAASATALFEMTNGLRYTYRGSWCAEGLPSSWEGDWRAVGSNGTAVWIGNEQPRAAIVTEPGGFHSKTEPLEVISEPVSSGIAGSLKEFLHALQTGETPNGECHDNIKSLAMVFGAIESARRRERVSISEVMETI; via the coding sequence ATGAGGGGACTGCTTGTGGGGGCGGGGGGAATGGGGCGGGCTTGGGCTCGTAACCTGTCAGCGAATGGTGGGGTGACCCTTGCGGGTTGGGTGGATGTGCGGCCGGGGGCCGCTGAGGCGGCAGGGGGAGAACTTGGCCTAAACGTGGGCTATTACGGTGTGGACCTTGGGACCGCATTGAAGGAAGTTGCGCCAGATTTCCTGGTGGATGTGACTCCACCCGAGGTGCACCATGAGGTGACGTTAGCCGCCCTTGCCCACGGCGTGCCAGTAATCGGTGAGAAGCCGATGGCGGCGAGCATGGCTCAGGCCCGGAAGATGGTGGAAGCTTCCGAAACGGCAGGGAAGCTGTACATGGTCAGCCAGAGCCGACGGTACGACGGGCAGATTCGAGCTTATCGGAAACTCATTCGGGATCGCCTCGGTCCGTTGGGCATCCTTAACAGCGACTTTTACATCGGAGCCCATTTCGGCGGGTTTCGCGATGAGATGGAGCACGTTCTCTTGCTGGACATGGCGATCCATACTTTCGACGCGGCGCGATATATTTCTGGCGCCGATCCGGTGTCGGTGTACGCCGAGGAGTTCAACCCATCTTGGAGCTGGTACCAGGGAGCCGCCAGCGCGACCGCCTTGTTCGAGATGACCAACGGCCTCCGCTATACCTATCGAGGAAGCTGGTGCGCGGAGGGGCTGCCCAGCTCTTGGGAAGGGGACTGGCGAGCCGTCGGATCGAACGGTACCGCGGTTTGGATCGGTAACGAACAGCCGAGGGCAGCGATCGTCACCGAGCCGGGTGGGTTTCACTCGAAAACGGAACCGTTGGAAGTTATAAGCGAACCGGTGAGTAGCGGCATCGCCGGCTCGTTGAAGGAGTTTTTACACGCGCTCCAGACCGGGGAGACGCCGAACGGAGAGTGTCACGACAACATCAAGAGCCTCGCGATGGTATTCGGAGCCATCGAATCGGCCCGGCGGCGTGAGCGGGTGTCTATCTCAGAGGTGATGGAGACCATTTAG
- a CDS encoding VIT1/CCC1 transporter family protein, producing MHDHSEGHFTGGETVRDIVIGMADGLTVPFALAAGLAGAIASSRLVLTAGGAEIAAGSIAMGLGGFLAARGDAEHYRAERAREQREVVEVPDRERKEVSDLLVEYGLDPIDAEKAAMALSKNEEKWIDFMMRFELGLEEPDPRRALRSGLTIAGAYVVGGIVPLVPYFFIPHATSALPWSAGVTMAALLVFGLLKGRAAGISPVQSAVQTVIVGGLAAAAAFALARAFS from the coding sequence ATGCACGACCACAGCGAGGGGCACTTTACCGGAGGAGAAACGGTTCGGGACATCGTCATTGGAATGGCCGATGGCCTCACGGTACCGTTTGCTTTGGCCGCGGGTTTGGCGGGGGCGATCGCGTCGAGCCGTTTGGTCCTTACTGCGGGAGGAGCGGAAATCGCGGCGGGCTCGATCGCGATGGGTCTCGGCGGGTTTCTTGCCGCTCGTGGCGACGCCGAGCATTACCGGGCGGAGAGGGCTCGCGAGCAGCGTGAAGTCGTTGAGGTCCCAGACCGAGAGAGGAAGGAAGTAAGCGATCTGCTGGTCGAATACGGCCTCGATCCGATCGACGCCGAGAAAGCGGCAATGGCTCTCAGCAAGAACGAAGAGAAGTGGATCGACTTCATGATGCGCTTCGAACTTGGGCTGGAAGAGCCCGATCCGAGGCGAGCCCTCCGTAGCGGCCTGACGATCGCCGGGGCGTATGTCGTCGGTGGCATCGTCCCGCTGGTTCCTTACTTTTTTATTCCTCACGCCACTAGCGCTCTGCCTTGGTCGGCGGGCGTTACGATGGCCGCGTTGTTGGTCTTTGGCTTGCTCAAAGGGCGGGCGGCAGGGATCTCGCCGGTGCAGAGCGCGGTTCAGACGGTGATCGTCGGCGGGCTGGCCGCGGCTGCCGCGTTCGCGCTGGCGCGGGCTTTTTCCTAG
- a CDS encoding YciI family protein: protein MQFLCLGYLDIDTFDRVPEAEKSAVLSKCFAQCVPFRATGKVVAEEGLQSPRLAKTIRPRRGQPSVTDGPFIETKEQLGSFFIVEAENIDEAVEIASLHPAALFGEEYGFGIEVRPIQ from the coding sequence ATGCAATTCTTGTGCCTTGGTTACCTCGACATCGACACCTTTGACCGCGTTCCCGAGGCGGAGAAATCCGCCGTCTTGAGCAAGTGCTTCGCTCAATGCGTCCCCTTTAGGGCCACCGGCAAGGTCGTCGCCGAGGAAGGTCTGCAAAGCCCGCGGCTCGCAAAAACCATCCGCCCCCGACGCGGCCAACCCAGCGTCACCGATGGGCCGTTCATCGAAACTAAGGAGCAGCTCGGCAGCTTCTTCATCGTCGAGGCGGAAAACATCGACGAAGCGGTGGAAATCGCCTCCCTCCACCCCGCCGCTCTTTTCGGAGAGGAGTACGGCTTCGGAATCGAAGTCCGACCGATCCAGTAG
- a CDS encoding cupin domain-containing protein — MATVGTDRVHVVRNSDTYEGKQGLTYFTGISKESTGSKGVCLHALNIPPSGRANAHYHDGHESAIYMLSGHAEQLWGDQLENHDEIFPGDYVYIPSGVPHVVMNASSTEPIMAVIARTDPNEQESVVLTPELEARVDEFLKNRK, encoded by the coding sequence ATGGCTACTGTTGGAACAGATCGCGTCCACGTCGTTCGGAACTCGGATACCTACGAAGGGAAGCAGGGGTTAACCTACTTCACCGGCATCTCCAAGGAGAGCACGGGATCGAAAGGGGTGTGCCTGCACGCCCTCAACATCCCACCCAGCGGACGAGCGAACGCTCACTACCACGACGGACACGAGAGCGCCATCTACATGCTGTCGGGGCATGCGGAGCAGCTCTGGGGAGATCAGCTCGAGAATCACGACGAGATCTTCCCCGGCGACTACGTCTACATCCCGTCCGGCGTTCCGCATGTGGTGATGAACGCGAGCTCCACCGAGCCGATCATGGCCGTGATCGCGCGGACCGACCCAAACGAGCAGGAAAGCGTCGTGCTCACCCCCGAGCTAGAAGCCCGCGTTGACGAGTTTCTGAAGAACCGAAAGTAG
- the pyrE gene encoding orotate phosphoribosyltransferase, with protein MDLGQLLEDSGAILRGHFLLTSGRHSEIYFEKFRILEQPHVLSALCTEIAAQYRGANIEAVAGPTTGGIIIAFEVARQLGLPSIYVESENGVKTLRRNKTLPPGQRVLVVDDVLTTGTSLLESRQAIETAGGEVVGFGVLIDRSQPGVEFGAPLYGAYKVEAQSYAPDDIPDWLAEIPVTKPGTRVASAPSR; from the coding sequence ATGGACCTTGGACAGCTTCTCGAAGACTCGGGCGCCATCTTGCGCGGCCACTTCCTCCTAACCTCCGGCCGCCACTCCGAGATCTATTTCGAGAAGTTCCGCATCCTTGAACAGCCCCATGTCCTGAGCGCGCTTTGCACGGAGATTGCCGCCCAATATCGCGGCGCAAACATCGAGGCGGTGGCGGGACCGACGACTGGCGGCATCATCATCGCGTTCGAGGTCGCCCGGCAGCTCGGCCTTCCTTCCATCTACGTTGAGTCGGAAAACGGGGTGAAGACGTTGCGCCGCAACAAGACCTTGCCTCCTGGGCAGAGAGTGTTAGTCGTGGACGACGTGCTGACGACCGGAACTTCTCTGCTCGAAAGCCGGCAGGCGATCGAGACGGCAGGGGGCGAGGTCGTCGGGTTCGGAGTCCTGATTGACCGGAGCCAGCCGGGGGTCGAGTTCGGGGCTCCACTGTACGGCGCTTACAAGGTGGAAGCCCAATCCTACGCCCCAGACGACATCCCCGACTGGCTCGCAGAGATCCCCGTTACGAAACCAGGCACCCGCGTAGCATCGGCTCCCAGCCGATGA
- a CDS encoding aspartate 1-decarboxylase: MRLSQLLKAKLHHARVTYANPEYVGSIEIGADLMDRVGIQDGELVHVWAVDHESRIQTYAFAGPPGVVGLNGGAAHFFQTGDRVIIAAFDLSDAPILPKIVLLDEENRVVRDMTPFSVVG; the protein is encoded by the coding sequence ATGCGACTGTCGCAGTTGCTTAAAGCCAAACTTCACCACGCCCGAGTCACCTACGCAAACCCCGAATATGTGGGCAGCATTGAAATCGGAGCGGATCTCATGGATCGGGTCGGAATCCAGGACGGCGAGCTCGTGCACGTTTGGGCGGTGGACCACGAATCTCGGATTCAGACCTACGCCTTCGCCGGTCCTCCGGGTGTGGTTGGCCTGAACGGCGGCGCCGCGCATTTCTTCCAAACCGGCGACCGGGTGATCATCGCCGCGTTCGATCTTTCCGATGCGCCGATCCTGCCCAAGATCGTGTTACTGGATGAGGAGAACCGAGTCGTGCGCGACATGACCCCGTTCAGCGTGGTCGGGTGA